One genomic region from Bacillus aquiflavi encodes:
- a CDS encoding DUF5667 domain-containing protein, whose product MSNKNLGKIAKSTLALVMAGTFAFSTPLAYAAEKTEEEKSEVVDLQEKENVETPNIDEISKTLEEMEKDGEEVETPSLVPGDFFYFAKVAIEKIKLAFTFDHVKEAELLSTYTAERLAEAEVLFEQGEEERALETIEKALEYIETVGGMIEDEKDSDKDDSEEEDTTKEDDDATEEDDATEEDDVTEEDDATEEDDATEEDDATEEDDATEEDDATEEDDATEEDDATEEDDATEEDDATEEDDATEEDDAIEEDDVTEEDDVTEEDDVTEEDDATEEDELDEIQQHLARNIVALKAAMEKVKNPVAKAALKRNIERTYQRLANKLEKFDHLLVDKDEEENKNEDQEVVTETTEEVTEETTETTEEVTEETTETTEEVTEETTEETTEETTENTDGGQTEVVEQEKETAPAPAPVPVPAPAPAPAPVQPNVKQEVKQQREQIKQERKQAHEQMKQEAKQQREERKEQRQELKNETKNQREALKQQQPNGNGNGNGNGHGNGNGNGNGHGNGNGNGNGNGNGNN is encoded by the coding sequence TTGTCAAACAAAAACTTAGGAAAAATTGCAAAAAGTACATTAGCATTAGTCATGGCGGGAACATTTGCGTTCTCAACACCATTAGCGTATGCCGCTGAAAAAACTGAGGAAGAAAAATCCGAAGTAGTTGATTTACAAGAAAAAGAAAATGTTGAAACTCCTAATATAGACGAAATTTCAAAAACATTAGAGGAAATGGAAAAGGATGGAGAAGAGGTCGAAACACCATCACTTGTTCCTGGGGACTTTTTCTATTTTGCTAAAGTAGCGATCGAAAAAATTAAATTAGCTTTTACATTTGATCATGTGAAAGAAGCTGAATTACTATCTACATATACTGCTGAACGCCTTGCAGAAGCTGAAGTTCTATTCGAACAGGGTGAAGAAGAACGTGCCCTTGAAACAATTGAAAAAGCATTAGAATACATTGAAACAGTTGGCGGAATGATTGAAGATGAAAAAGATTCCGATAAAGACGATTCAGAAGAAGAAGACACAACAAAAGAAGATGATGACGCAACAGAGGAAGATGACGCAACAGAGGAAGATGACGTAACAGAGGAAGATGACGCAACAGAGGAAGATGACGCAACAGAGGAAGATGACGCAACAGAGGAAGATGACGCAACAGAGGAAGATGACGCAACAGAGGAAGATGACGCAACAGAGGAAGATGACGCAACAGAGGAAGATGATGCAACAGAAGAAGATGACGCAACAGAGGAAGATGACGCAACAGAGGAAGATGATGCAATAGAAGAAGATGACGTAACAGAGGAAGATGACGTAACAGAGGAAGATGACGTAACAGAAGAAGATGATGCAACAGAAGAAGATGAACTTGATGAGATCCAACAACATCTTGCTCGCAATATCGTCGCCTTAAAAGCTGCAATGGAAAAAGTGAAAAACCCTGTAGCAAAAGCTGCATTAAAAAGAAATATTGAAAGAACTTATCAACGACTTGCAAACAAACTAGAGAAATTTGATCATTTACTAGTGGACAAGGACGAAGAAGAAAATAAAAATGAAGATCAAGAGGTTGTCACTGAGACTACTGAAGAAGTAACTGAAGAAACAACTGAGACTACTGAAGAAGTAACTGAAGAAACAACTGAGACTACTGAAGAAGTAACTGAAGAAACAACTGAAGAAACAACTGAAGAAACAACTGAAAACACAGACGGTGGACAAACAGAAGTTGTTGAGCAAGAAAAAGAAACTGCGCCAGCACCAGCTCCGGTACCAGTGCCAGCACCAGCTCCAGCACCAGCGCCAGTTCAACCAAATGTAAAACAAGAAGTTAAGCAACAAAGAGAACAAATCAAACAAGAGAGAAAACAAGCTCACGAACAAATGAAGCAAGAAGCTAAACAACAAAGAGAAGAACGTAAAGAGCAACGTCAAGAATTGAAGAATGAAACAAAAAATCAACGTGAAGCATTAAAGCAACAACAGCCAAATGGCAATGGAAACGGCAACGGAAACGGACATGGAAATGGCAATGGCAATGGCAATGGTCATGGTAACGGCAATGGCAATGGCAATGGAAACGGCAACGGCAACAATTAA
- a CDS encoding anti-sigma factor domain-containing protein, translated as MDERFLTLLTPDGEFLRARKLNQDYEIGQEIEFVPIRTKKRQKKSFFTLSSLQMKAALVASIALIAAILLPFYNGNKVYAYMTIDINPSIEIGVNKNMDVIKLAAYNDEGKSIINELTDWKRKDISTVMKLILNKSKERDYINDRDQVLIATVYEGKQKNKFEEKLDSCIKEIKIVLKKEDLLLKVIEGTTEDRIKAKEKGLSTGRYIERKQQKFMENKTKKSEHKKETKEEENKLEPSSDQVEKENKEIEEPNPTTAPPNSNGQGNNKENVPINHQHHQKKKSLSKSKRKPKYEPKRKPKCKPKRKPKRKSKPKPKCKPKSKSKRKPKRKPKRKSKPKPKCKPKSKSKWKPKCKSKF; from the coding sequence ATGGATGAACGTTTTTTAACATTACTAACCCCTGATGGTGAATTTTTACGTGCTCGAAAGTTAAACCAAGATTACGAAATTGGTCAAGAAATTGAATTTGTCCCTATCCGAACAAAAAAACGTCAAAAAAAGTCATTTTTCACGTTGTCCTCCTTACAAATGAAGGCTGCTTTAGTAGCATCAATCGCCTTGATCGCAGCAATTTTATTGCCTTTTTACAATGGAAATAAAGTATATGCTTATATGACGATTGATATCAATCCAAGTATTGAAATTGGCGTTAATAAAAATATGGATGTAATTAAGCTAGCTGCATATAATGACGAAGGAAAATCAATCATAAATGAATTAACGGATTGGAAACGAAAAGACATTTCTACTGTAATGAAATTAATATTAAATAAAAGTAAAGAACGAGACTATATTAATGATCGAGATCAAGTTCTGATTGCGACCGTTTATGAAGGAAAGCAGAAGAACAAATTTGAAGAAAAGTTGGACAGCTGTATAAAGGAAATAAAAATTGTTCTTAAAAAAGAAGACCTTCTTCTAAAGGTTATTGAAGGAACGACGGAAGATAGAATCAAAGCGAAGGAAAAAGGACTATCAACTGGAAGATATATAGAAAGAAAACAACAAAAATTTATGGAAAATAAAACAAAGAAAAGTGAGCATAAAAAAGAAACGAAAGAAGAAGAAAATAAATTAGAACCTTCTTCTGATCAAGTGGAAAAGGAAAACAAAGAAATAGAAGAGCCTAATCCTACAACTGCTCCTCCAAACAGCAATGGTCAAGGCAATAATAAAGAAAACGTTCCTATAAACCATCAACATCATCAAAAAAAAAAATCATTATCAAAATCAAAACGCAAACCAAAATACGAACCAAAACGCAAACCAAAATGCAAACCAAAACGGAAACCAAAACGCAAATCAAAACCGAAACCAAAATGCAAACCAAAATCGAAATCAAAACGGAAACCAAAACGGAAACCAAAACGCAAATCAAAACCGAAACCAAAATGCAAACCAAAATCGAAATCAAAATGGAAACCAAAATGCAAATCAAAATTCTAA
- the tenA gene encoding thiaminase II → MSEIKVKRFTDRLFENAQEVWGKNHEHPFVQGIGKGTLSKDVFAYYMKQDYAYLIDYSKLFALGVLKSQTLDQMNKFSHILHETLHFEMELHRQYADEFGISREDLEKTEPTPVNLAYTRYMLNTGQNGSLAELVSCLLPCAWDYWEIGKLLKEKYGENLSSNPYKNWVETYSSTEFGQLAIWLIDMMDELAEGKPERELAELEKHFLITSKYEYLFWDMVYNQEDWKV, encoded by the coding sequence ATGTCTGAAATAAAAGTCAAACGTTTTACAGATCGTCTGTTTGAAAATGCGCAGGAAGTATGGGGGAAAAATCATGAACATCCTTTCGTTCAAGGAATAGGAAAAGGTACATTGTCTAAAGATGTGTTTGCGTATTATATGAAGCAGGATTATGCTTATTTAATAGATTATTCTAAGCTTTTTGCACTTGGAGTGTTGAAATCACAAACACTTGATCAAATGAATAAATTTTCGCATATTTTACATGAAACACTTCATTTTGAAATGGAACTCCATCGTCAATATGCAGATGAATTTGGAATATCACGGGAAGACTTAGAGAAGACGGAGCCGACTCCAGTAAATCTTGCTTATACAAGATATATGCTCAATACTGGTCAAAACGGATCTTTGGCAGAGCTTGTTTCTTGTCTCCTTCCATGTGCATGGGATTATTGGGAAATTGGAAAGCTATTAAAAGAAAAATACGGAGAAAACTTATCTTCCAATCCTTATAAAAATTGGGTTGAAACATATTCTTCGACGGAATTTGGTCAATTGGCCATATGGCTTATCGATATGATGGATGAGTTAGCAGAGGGAAAACCAGAAAGAGAATTAGCTGAATTAGAAAAACATTTCTTAATAACATCAAAATATGAGTATTTGTTTTGGGATATGGTTTATAACCAAGAAGATTGGAAAGTGTAG
- a CDS encoding class I SAM-dependent rRNA methyltransferase has translation MSEEITLKVNRKYQHRYQNGYPLLLKEAIPSLERVKTEGTMIKLIDDQGCFIGKGYYGKQNKGFGWMISHNETEKINEGFFEKVIRSALLKRNQLYQNKNTNAFRVFNGEGDGIGGFTIDYFNGFYLINWYNKGIYKFKDTIIRALEKVTTYEAIYQKKRFATAGRYVEDDDYVKGIRGQFPIIVKENGMNFAIYLNDGAMVGVFFDQREVRKTIKDHYATGKMVLNLFSYTGAFSVAAALGGAVKTTSVDLANRSRAKTIEQFSMNGIDYETHDIIVEDVFQYFKYAIRKKLKFDLVILDPPSFARSKKYTFSAAKDYKKLLKETIAITEDNGIIIASTNCSTFQMKKFKSFIDAAFKETGEKYKLLEEFSLPEDFKTINTFKEGNYLKVVFIQKLKK, from the coding sequence ATGTCAGAAGAAATCACATTAAAAGTAAATCGTAAATATCAACATCGTTATCAAAATGGCTATCCGCTCCTGCTAAAAGAAGCGATACCTAGTTTGGAACGTGTAAAAACTGAAGGAACAATGATCAAGCTCATTGATGATCAAGGCTGTTTTATCGGTAAAGGCTATTATGGAAAGCAAAATAAAGGCTTTGGCTGGATGATTAGCCATAACGAAACAGAAAAAATAAACGAAGGCTTTTTTGAAAAAGTGATTCGATCCGCTTTATTAAAAAGAAACCAGCTTTATCAAAATAAAAACACAAATGCTTTTCGTGTATTTAACGGTGAAGGAGACGGAATTGGTGGCTTTACAATAGATTATTTTAACGGTTTTTATTTAATCAACTGGTATAACAAAGGTATTTATAAATTTAAAGACACGATCATTCGCGCACTAGAAAAAGTAACTACATATGAAGCCATTTATCAAAAAAAGCGGTTCGCCACAGCAGGGCGATACGTGGAAGATGATGATTACGTAAAGGGGATTCGCGGACAATTCCCTATAATTGTTAAAGAGAATGGTATGAACTTTGCCATTTATTTAAATGATGGCGCAATGGTTGGTGTTTTTTTTGATCAACGAGAAGTAAGAAAAACGATAAAGGATCATTATGCAACTGGAAAAATGGTGTTAAATTTATTTTCCTATACAGGTGCCTTTTCTGTTGCTGCCGCATTAGGCGGAGCTGTTAAAACGACGAGTGTCGACCTTGCCAATAGAAGCAGAGCTAAAACGATCGAACAATTCAGTATGAATGGAATTGATTATGAAACCCATGATATTATCGTGGAAGATGTGTTTCAATACTTTAAATATGCCATACGAAAAAAATTAAAATTCGATCTAGTTATCCTAGACCCTCCAAGCTTTGCAAGATCAAAAAAATATACGTTTAGTGCCGCAAAAGATTATAAAAAACTGTTGAAAGAAACGATTGCAATCACAGAAGACAATGGAATCATTATTGCCTCGACAAATTGCAGCACGTTTCAAATGAAAAAATTTAAAAGTTTCATTGATGCAGCCTTTAAAGAAACTGGAGAAAAATATAAATTACTTGAGGAATTCTCATTGCCAGAAGACTTTAAAACAATAAATACCTTCAAAGAGGGCAATTATTTGAAAGTCGTGTTTATTCAAAAACTAAAAAAATAA
- a CDS encoding DUF2935 domain-containing protein — protein sequence MQFYYGSQMPLRILDEAEFWKHQEEEHTVVIRELVAGLEEMYVKALKEWEEALSKTHKQVLRFIESVVRAGQYVPNQLYEQVLKLVSFCLQQSLDFIKLCEQIKTESEAVSKNPTAKVVLNHIIRESEYFVGIAQVLLYSSTGQSS from the coding sequence ATGCAGTTTTATTATGGATCGCAAATGCCTCTGCGGATTTTAGATGAGGCAGAGTTTTGGAAGCACCAAGAGGAAGAACATACGGTCGTCATTCGCGAGCTTGTAGCGGGATTAGAGGAGATGTATGTTAAGGCATTAAAAGAGTGGGAGGAAGCTTTGTCTAAAACACATAAGCAAGTCCTTCGTTTTATCGAGTCGGTTGTTCGTGCGGGGCAATATGTTCCAAACCAACTGTATGAACAAGTTTTAAAGCTCGTTTCATTTTGTTTACAGCAAAGTTTAGATTTTATTAAATTATGTGAACAAATAAAAACAGAAAGTGAAGCAGTAAGTAAAAATCCAACTGCAAAAGTAGTATTAAATCATATTATACGTGAATCAGAATATTTTGTCGGTATTGCTCAAGTCCTTTTATATTCAAGTACAGGACAATCATCATAA
- a CDS encoding DMT family transporter, which yields MKKTSPYILLVLATLLWGGNFVIGRAISSHIPPFTLSFLRWCTAFIVFFPFAWPFLKKEWNQIKKYWGIVVLMAFTGVAGFNTLLYIALHYTTSINASLVNTSTPIIIYILSFFILRERFQQHQLFGTILSVSGVFFILSKGSLMNLVAFTFNVGDLIVIGAVICWSIYSILVKQYASRLPGYSTFLLSIAFGIVMLFPFFIYEITSSNVQIVWSLQSISAILYIGVFASIVAFIAWNTGVVQLGANKAGVFL from the coding sequence ATGAAGAAAACTTCCCCGTATATTTTATTAGTCCTTGCGACGTTATTGTGGGGAGGGAATTTTGTTATTGGACGAGCTATTTCTAGTCATATTCCCCCATTTACACTCTCTTTTTTACGATGGTGTACTGCATTTATTGTGTTTTTTCCTTTTGCCTGGCCGTTTTTGAAAAAAGAATGGAATCAAATTAAAAAATATTGGGGCATTGTTGTGCTTATGGCATTTACAGGGGTTGCAGGCTTTAATACGCTATTATATATTGCACTCCATTACACTACTTCTATCAATGCTTCACTTGTCAACACGTCAACTCCGATTATTATTTATATTTTGTCGTTTTTTATTTTGCGGGAACGGTTTCAGCAACATCAATTATTCGGGACAATACTTTCAGTGAGTGGTGTTTTCTTTATTCTTTCAAAAGGATCACTAATGAATTTAGTAGCATTTACTTTTAATGTTGGAGATTTAATTGTGATCGGAGCGGTTATTTGCTGGAGTATTTATTCTATCCTTGTAAAACAGTATGCAAGTAGATTACCTGGTTATAGTACCTTTCTCTTATCTATTGCTTTTGGAATTGTGATGCTATTCCCATTTTTTATTTATGAAATAACAAGTTCAAATGTGCAAATCGTTTGGTCTCTTCAATCAATTTCAGCTATTCTTTATATTGGTGTGTTTGCATCGATTGTTGCGTTTATTGCATGGAATACGGGTGTTGTTCAGTTAGGAGCGAATAAAGCAGGAGTATTTTTATAA
- a CDS encoding nitric oxide synthase oxygenase — translation MTENQLHVEEAEQFIRACYTELEKSEDEIETRLIEIKREIKELGYYRHTYEELAHGAKMAWRNSNRCIGRLFWNSLNVFDARELESEEEIFEALLHHIKYATNDGKIRPTITILKQKTSDREQIRIWNQQLIRYAGYSTEHGVIGDPASTEFTKVCESLGWEGEQTDYDILPLVIQIQNRPPKIFEIPRESVLEVPIRHPELEEFNQLNMKWYAVPIISNMKLSIGGIEYTAAPFNGWYMGTEIGARNLADPFRYNFLPKIAAIMGLDTSINRSLWKDEALVELNRAVLNSFHEKGVSIVDHHTAAQQFKHFEQNEQACGRAVTGDWTWLIPPISPAATHIFHQSYNDQDVKPNYSYQENPY, via the coding sequence GTGACTGAAAACCAATTACACGTTGAGGAAGCGGAACAATTTATCCGAGCCTGTTATACAGAACTTGAAAAATCAGAGGATGAAATTGAAACAAGGCTTATAGAAATAAAACGAGAGATTAAAGAGCTGGGCTATTATCGGCATACATATGAAGAGTTAGCTCATGGGGCAAAAATGGCATGGCGTAATAGCAATCGCTGTATCGGCCGTTTATTTTGGAATTCTCTCAACGTCTTTGATGCACGAGAACTCGAATCAGAGGAAGAAATATTTGAAGCACTTTTACACCATATAAAATATGCAACGAACGATGGCAAAATACGTCCGACGATTACGATTTTGAAACAAAAAACATCCGACCGGGAACAGATTCGGATTTGGAATCAGCAACTTATTCGTTACGCGGGTTATTCAACTGAACATGGTGTAATAGGAGATCCAGCTTCAACTGAATTTACAAAAGTGTGTGAGTCGTTAGGGTGGGAGGGAGAACAAACCGATTATGATATTCTACCTTTAGTGATCCAAATCCAGAATCGTCCACCTAAAATATTTGAAATTCCGCGGGAGTCTGTTCTGGAAGTTCCTATACGCCATCCTGAATTAGAAGAGTTCAATCAATTGAATATGAAGTGGTACGCTGTTCCGATTATTTCGAATATGAAGCTCTCTATCGGGGGGATTGAGTATACAGCAGCCCCATTTAATGGTTGGTATATGGGGACTGAGATTGGTGCGCGAAATTTAGCTGATCCGTTCCGATATAATTTTTTGCCTAAAATAGCAGCTATTATGGGACTTGATACAAGTATAAATCGTTCACTATGGAAAGATGAGGCACTAGTTGAACTAAATAGAGCTGTGTTAAATTCCTTTCATGAAAAAGGGGTTAGTATTGTGGATCATCATACTGCTGCCCAACAGTTTAAACATTTTGAACAAAATGAACAAGCATGCGGGAGAGCTGTAACTGGCGACTGGACATGGCTTATTCCGCCTATTTCGCCTGCCGCAACTCATATTTTCCATCAATCATACAATGATCAAGATGTTAAACCGAATTATTCTTATCAAGAAAATCCTTATTGA
- a CDS encoding carbon starvation CstA family protein has protein sequence MNLLTLLMIAGVIFIIAYFTYGKYLDRKLGVDPNRPTPANTMADGVDYVVAKKPVLLGHHFATIAGGGPIVGPISAVVFGWIPAVLWIIIGSIFIGGVHDYASLQASIRHKAQSIGTIIKEYIGKRGQTLFLAFSIATLALIVGVFIILVRDTFVAVPEAATASVLFIGVAIIFGFVVNQLRMNFVLASVLGVIAMLGSVWAGLNYPLQLSGTTWVIILLIYAYLASVMPVWILLQPRDYLNAFLLYGMIGGAALGIIFANPTIKMAGFTGFHNDTLGYMFPILFITIACGAVSGFHSLVSSGTTAKQLDNERNGRFITYGGMLLEGFLAIIAVGAVAYLSQADFAARMAELNGPIGTFSAGVGFFMSHWGIPEATATTFTALTASAFLMTTLDSATRLGKYAVQEFAETRVPALQNNHIATGIIVIGAGALAVSGTWSAVWPLFGSANQMLGALALLAVSAWLIKKGVRAWFAIIPMIFMFLITLAALLVLIKTNFTNENYFLMVSAFILFVLCIFLVIEAWRSLTSSNPKDSSINV, from the coding sequence ATGAATTTACTAACACTTCTTATGATAGCGGGCGTTATTTTTATTATCGCCTATTTTACTTACGGAAAGTATCTTGATAGAAAGCTAGGCGTAGATCCAAACCGTCCCACCCCCGCTAATACGATGGCAGATGGAGTTGATTATGTCGTTGCTAAAAAACCTGTGTTATTAGGGCACCATTTTGCTACGATCGCAGGCGGGGGACCAATTGTCGGACCAATTTCAGCTGTTGTATTTGGGTGGATTCCTGCTGTCCTTTGGATTATTATCGGCAGTATTTTTATCGGTGGTGTACATGACTATGCTTCATTGCAAGCTTCTATTCGCCATAAAGCTCAATCAATCGGGACGATCATTAAAGAGTATATTGGAAAACGGGGGCAAACATTATTTTTGGCATTTTCAATTGCTACGTTAGCCCTCATTGTCGGTGTTTTCATTATTCTCGTTCGAGATACATTTGTTGCAGTACCTGAGGCGGCAACTGCTTCAGTATTATTTATTGGCGTTGCAATTATTTTTGGTTTTGTCGTCAATCAGTTACGGATGAATTTTGTTCTTGCGAGTGTTTTAGGTGTTATTGCAATGTTAGGAAGTGTTTGGGCTGGACTTAATTATCCTTTACAATTAAGCGGAACGACTTGGGTCATTATTTTACTTATTTATGCTTATCTTGCTTCTGTAATGCCAGTATGGATTTTATTGCAACCGCGTGATTATTTAAATGCCTTTTTACTTTATGGAATGATTGGCGGAGCCGCTTTAGGAATTATATTTGCTAATCCAACTATTAAAATGGCAGGCTTCACTGGATTCCATAATGATACATTAGGGTATATGTTTCCTATTTTATTTATTACGATTGCTTGTGGAGCAGTTTCAGGATTTCATTCTCTCGTTTCTTCAGGAACAACTGCGAAGCAATTGGATAATGAAAGAAATGGAAGATTTATAACATATGGTGGGATGTTATTAGAAGGATTTTTAGCAATTATCGCAGTTGGGGCAGTAGCCTATCTTTCTCAAGCTGATTTTGCAGCAAGAATGGCAGAGCTAAACGGGCCAATTGGAACATTTTCTGCTGGTGTCGGTTTCTTTATGTCTCATTGGGGAATTCCGGAAGCGACTGCAACAACATTTACTGCCTTAACCGCATCGGCATTTTTAATGACAACATTAGATTCTGCTACACGTCTTGGAAAATACGCTGTTCAAGAATTTGCCGAAACAAGAGTACCTGCGCTTCAAAATAATCATATTGCGACAGGAATTATCGTTATTGGTGCTGGTGCCCTTGCAGTTTCAGGAACATGGAGCGCTGTTTGGCCGTTATTTGGTTCCGCTAACCAAATGCTCGGTGCTTTAGCTCTATTAGCAGTTAGTGCCTGGTTAATTAAAAAAGGTGTAAGAGCATGGTTTGCCATTATTCCGATGATCTTTATGTTTTTAATTACTTTAGCAGCTTTACTTGTATTAATAAAGACAAATTTTACCAATGAAAACTACTTCTTAATGGTTTCTGCTTTTATTTTATTCGTTCTGTGTATTTTTCTTGTAATCGAAGCGTGGAGGTCGTTAACTTCTTCGAACCCAAAAGATTCAAGTATTAACGTTTAA
- a CDS encoding biotin transporter BioY produces MESVNVAKGKLRAVEITYVGMFSALMMIGANITSFVPFLVIGGVPITLQSFFAVLAGALLGSRLGAISMTVYALLGLIGAPVFARFSGGFSSLLSPTFGFIISFIFTAYITGKIVERSQRLPVFITAAFFGLIVNYFIGTNWMYAAFKLWADAPEGFNYKVAWIMLLPPLPKDLVLSIFAGVMAYRINKTFSILKSKKRVA; encoded by the coding sequence ATGGAGAGTGTGAATGTAGCAAAGGGGAAACTGCGAGCAGTTGAGATCACATACGTAGGAATGTTTTCCGCTTTAATGATGATAGGAGCAAATATTACTTCATTCGTTCCATTCCTGGTGATTGGCGGAGTCCCGATTACATTACAATCATTTTTTGCTGTTTTAGCCGGTGCACTTTTAGGTAGTCGATTAGGTGCTATCTCGATGACAGTATATGCTTTATTAGGGCTTATAGGCGCCCCAGTATTTGCTCGTTTTAGCGGTGGATTTAGTTCTCTGCTTAGTCCAACATTTGGCTTTATTATTTCTTTTATTTTTACAGCATATATTACTGGAAAAATTGTCGAAAGAAGTCAGCGGCTTCCTGTATTTATTACGGCAGCTTTTTTTGGACTTATTGTTAATTATTTCATCGGAACAAATTGGATGTATGCAGCATTCAAACTTTGGGCAGATGCACCAGAAGGTTTTAATTATAAAGTTGCTTGGATTATGTTGCTGCCGCCGCTTCCAAAGGATCTAGTTTTATCGATTTTCGCAGGAGTAATGGCCTATCGAATAAATAAGACCTTTTCGATACTTAAATCAAAGAAACGGGTTGCGTAA
- a CDS encoding endonuclease I family protein, with translation MLIDQNNHETIIYYNLKELEEMKERISPAPLSKLKGNQYRIETDSKLYYHFKGDKRYIRRYYKSITSLNINSSELFERLHKLVKRTHRNRVPYFISKDQYLYTWVDLQPNGTIKSIYSGERKDPKQLIEEDYNIIYKRYESFQQLLKRNGKKNSNIEKKMLVITGEHKFNAEHIVPQSWYGAKEPMKGDLHHLFACQPECNAKRSNYPYDDFSNYIPESPDEKIQNRCGVTQFERFEPEYGKGTVARAMLYILLRYPHMIQKSYSKKIDIQLLFHWHERFPATVYELHRNKAIFHIQGNRNPFIDFPQLARKVAFKL, from the coding sequence ATGTTAATAGACCAAAATAATCACGAGACAATTATTTATTATAATTTAAAAGAACTCGAAGAAATGAAAGAAAGAATTAGCCCTGCTCCACTGTCTAAACTAAAAGGAAATCAATATCGAATCGAAACAGACAGTAAACTTTATTATCATTTTAAAGGAGATAAACGTTATATTCGCCGTTATTATAAAAGTATCACTTCTCTTAATATAAATTCTTCGGAACTTTTTGAACGTTTGCACAAACTTGTAAAAAGAACACACCGCAATCGAGTTCCTTATTTTATTAGTAAAGATCAATATTTGTATACTTGGGTAGACTTGCAGCCAAATGGAACAATTAAAAGCATTTATTCTGGAGAGCGAAAAGATCCTAAACAACTAATCGAAGAGGACTACAATATCATTTATAAAAGATATGAAAGCTTCCAACAATTATTGAAACGCAATGGGAAAAAAAACTCAAATATTGAGAAAAAGATGTTAGTCATTACCGGGGAACATAAATTCAATGCTGAGCATATTGTCCCGCAATCATGGTACGGGGCAAAAGAACCGATGAAAGGAGATTTACATCATTTATTCGCTTGTCAACCAGAATGTAATGCAAAACGTTCAAATTACCCTTACGATGATTTTAGTAACTATATTCCTGAATCCCCTGATGAAAAAATTCAAAATCGCTGCGGTGTGACCCAATTTGAACGATTTGAACCTGAATATGGAAAAGGAACCGTTGCGAGAGCAATGTTATATATTTTACTGCGCTATCCTCATATGATCCAGAAATCGTACAGTAAAAAAATAGATATTCAATTACTGTTTCATTGGCATGAAAGATTTCCAGCAACTGTTTATGAATTACATCGAAACAAAGCTATTTTTCATATTCAAGGTAATCGGAACCCATTTATTGATTTCCCACAGTTAGCTAGAAAGGTAGCTTTTAAACTATAA
- the tnpB gene encoding IS66 family insertion sequence element accessory protein TnpB (TnpB, as the term is used for proteins encoded by IS66 family insertion elements, is considered an accessory protein, since TnpC, encoded by a neighboring gene, is a DDE family transposase.), with product MGDSIFLFAGWKKDRYKCLYFDGDGFAMLYKRLDNGKLQWPKDEQAVRNLSQKELRWLLEGLSIQQPKAIQPSPKGAF from the coding sequence CTGGGCGACTCTATATTCTTATTTGCCGGATGGAAGAAAGATAGATATAAATGTCTGTATTTCGATGGGGATGGCTTCGCCATGCTCTATAAACGACTGGACAATGGTAAGCTACAATGGCCTAAAGATGAACAAGCAGTTCGTAATCTATCTCAGAAGGAGCTCAGGTGGTTGCTTGAGGGGTTATCCATTCAGCAGCCAAAGGCCATTCAACCATCGCCAAAAGGCGCGTTCTGA
- the tnpB gene encoding IS66 family insertion sequence element accessory protein TnpB, giving the protein MKHDYTDVKNIYIICGKTDMRKGIDGLATLIQDSFELDPPGRLYILICRMEER; this is encoded by the coding sequence GTGAAACATGATTATACGGATGTGAAAAATATCTATATTATCTGTGGGAAAACGGATATGCGGAAGGGGATTGACGGATTGGCTACTCTAATTCAAGATTCTTTTGAATTAGACCCCCCTGGGCGACTCTATATTCTTATTTGCCGGATGGAAGAAAGATAG